One genomic segment of Ruminococcus sp. NK3A76 includes these proteins:
- a CDS encoding IS3 family transposase, with protein MDNAPMESFWATVKNACVHGCRFKTRKEAELKIFEYVFGFYNTHRYHSSNGLKTPYELRNEKLSIG; from the coding sequence ATGGACAATGCACCTATGGAAAGCTTCTGGGCAACGGTCAAAAATGCCTGTGTACATGGCTGTAGGTTCAAAACGAGGAAGGAAGCCGAGCTAAAAATATTTGAATACGTCTTTGGCTTTTACAACACACATCGTTATCACAGCTCAAACGGCTTAAAAACGCCATATGAGCTCAGAAATGAAAAGCTTTCTATTGGCTGA